Proteins from a single region of Geothrix sp. PMB-07:
- a CDS encoding peroxiredoxin, producing MSPLLGHPFPAFSLQDDQGTTVTAKDFKGHWTVLYAYPKDSTPGCTTEACDFRDNLARVQSLGAQVYGISRDSLKSHQNFIAKQSLPFRLLSDPETALLKALGAFGKKMMYGKEVEGIIRSTFLIDPKGIIRHVWPKVSVKGHVAEVIEVLAGLQKD from the coding sequence ATGAGCCCCCTTCTCGGACACCCCTTCCCCGCCTTCTCCCTGCAGGACGACCAGGGCACCACCGTCACGGCCAAGGATTTCAAAGGCCATTGGACTGTCCTCTACGCCTATCCCAAGGACAGCACCCCCGGCTGCACCACCGAGGCCTGCGACTTCCGCGACAACCTGGCCCGTGTGCAATCCCTGGGCGCCCAGGTCTACGGCATCAGCCGCGACAGCCTCAAGAGCCACCAGAACTTCATCGCCAAGCAGAGCCTGCCTTTCCGCCTGCTCTCCGACCCCGAGACGGCCCTGCTCAAGGCCCTGGGCGCCTTCGGGAAGAAGATGATGTACGGCAAGGAAGTGGAAGGCATCATCCGCAGCACTTTCCTCATCGATCCCAAGGGCATCATCCGCCACGTCTGGCCCAAGGTCAGCGTGAAGGGCCACGTGGCGGAAGTGATCGAGGTGTTGGCGGGCCTTCAGAAGGACTAA
- a CDS encoding enoyl-ACP reductase translates to MVAKGGLLEGKRGLIIGVANKRSIAWGIAQRAQEAGAHLCLTYQNERLGENVRELAAELKNPLLQMMDVGSDSQIVMAFDEIRKKWGKLDFVVHAVAYAPRGALEGRFMDTSREDFRVAHDISAYSLAAVSHAAQPLMTEGGSIITLSYLGAERVVPGYNVMGVAKASLEATVRYLAADLGPMGIRVNAVSAGPIKTLAASAIPGIGTKLKQHRSHTPLQKDTDQLEVGDAGVFLLSDMGRGVTGQVLYVDGGFSIMAG, encoded by the coding sequence ATGGTGGCCAAAGGCGGGTTGCTGGAAGGCAAACGGGGACTGATCATCGGCGTGGCGAACAAGCGGTCCATCGCCTGGGGCATCGCCCAGCGGGCCCAGGAAGCCGGGGCCCATCTGTGCCTGACCTACCAGAATGAGCGTCTGGGCGAGAATGTCCGCGAGCTGGCCGCCGAATTGAAGAACCCCCTCCTGCAGATGATGGATGTGGGCAGCGACAGTCAGATCGTCATGGCCTTTGACGAGATCCGCAAGAAGTGGGGCAAGCTCGACTTCGTGGTGCATGCCGTGGCCTACGCGCCGCGCGGGGCCCTGGAAGGCCGCTTCATGGACACCAGCCGCGAGGATTTCCGCGTGGCCCACGACATCAGCGCCTACTCCCTGGCCGCCGTCAGCCATGCGGCCCAGCCCCTCATGACCGAGGGCGGTTCCATCATCACCCTCAGCTACCTCGGTGCTGAGCGCGTGGTGCCGGGCTACAACGTCATGGGCGTGGCCAAGGCCAGCCTGGAGGCCACGGTGCGCTACCTGGCGGCCGACCTGGGCCCCATGGGCATCCGCGTGAACGCCGTGTCCGCGGGCCCGATCAAAACCCTGGCCGCTTCGGCCATTCCTGGCATCGGCACCAAGCTCAAGCAGCACCGGTCCCACACACCGCTGCAGAAGGACACCGATCAGCTGGAGGTGGGCGATGCGGGCGTCTTCCTACTGAGCGACATGGGCCGCGGCGTCACGGGCCAGGTGCTCTACGTGGATGGCGGCTTCAGCATCATGGCTGGATGA
- a CDS encoding lipopolysaccharide assembly protein LapB: MTTFIPTALFALIQASAPTFRADLNAGRYLKVMSEAEQRLRQDPNDALAWAAKSQALSSLLRFNEARAAADRAIAAKPGLADALLARGLARAGEAIRERNLGSLRSALGAMDDLRAATEADPTLESAWTSLGLAYEMLPGLLGGSTRKALQCADRLRMVSPARGDLLQALILLEEDRWHEAETCFARALTRAPQDPEIVGQWLDALDERPAKKALGEAGKNARLLAEATRLLPSVRGRARGLMAVSDAYLHAGQPETAWKVIQDHLTQADAPSLMRLQLGKVAASSGLHLPEGLAALDQVLREPLEGGSSGYPGAWWRKGQILKAMGRRDEARRAAGEALKLDPKHRGALGLVDALGPPN; encoded by the coding sequence GTGACCACCTTCATCCCCACGGCCCTTTTCGCATTGATCCAGGCCTCGGCCCCAACCTTCCGTGCCGACCTCAATGCAGGCCGCTATCTGAAAGTGATGTCCGAAGCCGAACAACGGCTTCGTCAGGATCCGAACGATGCCCTCGCCTGGGCGGCCAAATCCCAGGCGCTCTCAAGCCTCTTGCGCTTCAACGAAGCCCGCGCCGCCGCAGACCGCGCCATCGCCGCGAAACCCGGCTTGGCCGACGCGCTGCTGGCCCGCGGCCTGGCCAGAGCCGGCGAAGCCATTCGGGAGCGGAACCTGGGCAGCCTCCGGAGCGCCCTGGGCGCCATGGATGATCTGCGCGCCGCCACCGAAGCCGATCCCACCCTTGAATCGGCCTGGACCAGCCTGGGCTTGGCCTACGAGATGCTGCCGGGATTGTTGGGCGGCTCCACCCGGAAAGCCCTGCAATGTGCCGACCGCCTGCGGATGGTTTCACCTGCCCGGGGCGACCTGCTGCAGGCCCTCATCCTGCTGGAGGAGGACCGCTGGCACGAGGCCGAAACCTGTTTTGCCCGCGCCCTGACCCGGGCACCGCAGGATCCTGAAATCGTGGGCCAGTGGCTGGATGCCCTGGACGAGCGCCCCGCCAAGAAGGCCCTCGGCGAGGCCGGAAAGAATGCCCGGCTGCTGGCAGAAGCCACCCGTCTGCTCCCCAGCGTGCGCGGCCGGGCCCGGGGGCTCATGGCCGTGAGCGACGCCTACCTGCACGCAGGCCAGCCCGAAACCGCCTGGAAAGTGATCCAGGATCACCTCACCCAGGCCGACGCCCCCAGCCTGATGCGCCTGCAGCTGGGCAAGGTGGCCGCCTCCAGCGGCCTGCATCTGCCCGAAGGTTTGGCCGCCCTGGATCAGGTGCTGAGGGAGCCCCTGGAAGGCGGATCCTCCGGCTACCCCGGCGCCTGGTGGCGGAAAGGGCAGATCCTGAAGGCGATGGGGCGAAGGGATGAAGCTCGGAGGGCGGCGGGAGAGGCGCTGAAGCTGGACCCGAAACATCGGGGGGCGCTGGGGCTCGTTGACGCATTAGGGCCACCCAACTGA
- a CDS encoding type II secretion system protein, with the protein MKSQKGFTLIELLLVLAIIGIISAIALPALLGQRARARDKTAIQGSIGRIGDLVGQYDKAKEMIANGDTGTVKSIMDAYLSTAVSSKDLNPWGTASSDLIFVKAIDTATISGATDKTAFDASLASNVGSVIGQGYAFLQPPTSALPGFVGVAVKLNGKDSAGKNLVQIKSVAVE; encoded by the coding sequence ATGAAGAGCCAGAAGGGCTTCACCCTCATCGAATTGCTGCTGGTGCTCGCCATCATCGGCATCATCAGTGCCATTGCCCTGCCGGCGCTGCTGGGACAGCGCGCTCGCGCCCGCGACAAGACGGCCATTCAGGGCAGCATCGGCCGCATCGGCGACCTTGTGGGGCAGTACGACAAGGCCAAGGAAATGATTGCCAATGGTGACACCGGCACCGTCAAGAGCATCATGGACGCCTACCTGTCGACGGCTGTTAGTTCCAAGGACCTGAATCCTTGGGGGACGGCCTCTTCTGATCTAATTTTCGTGAAGGCCATCGACACCGCGACCATTAGTGGTGCCACGGATAAGACGGCATTTGACGCCTCGCTCGCTTCAAACGTTGGCTCTGTTATCGGGCAGGGTTATGCTTTCCTGCAACCCCCTACGTCAGCTCTGCCTGGATTCGTTGGTGTTGCCGTAAAGTTGAACGGCAAGGACTCTGCGGGCAAGAACCTAGTGCAAATCAAGTCCGTTGCCGTTGAATAA
- a CDS encoding type II secretion system protein, which translates to MKIQKGFTLIELLLVLAIIGIISAIALPALLGQRARARDKTAIQGSIGRIGDLVGQYDKAKEMIANGDTGTIKTIMDSYLSTAVSSKDLNPWGTASSDLIFVKAIDTATISGASDKTAFDASLASNVGSVIGQGYAFLQPPTSALPGFVGVAVKLNGKDSAGANIVQIKSVAVE; encoded by the coding sequence ATGAAAATTCAAAAGGGCTTTACCCTCATCGAACTGCTGCTTGTGCTGGCCATTATAGGCATTATTAGCGCCATCGCTTTGCCAGCACTACTGGGGCAGCGTGCCCGTGCGCGCGACAAGACGGCCATTCAGGGATCCATTGGCCGCATCGGCGATCTGGTGGGGCAGTACGACAAGGCCAAAGAAATGATTGCTAATGGCGACACTGGAACCATTAAGACCATTATGGATTCCTACCTATCCACTGCTGTCAGTTCCAAGGACTTGAACCCTTGGGGAACTGCCTCCTCAGATCTGATCTTCGTAAAGGCCATCGACACCGCAACCATTTCTGGTGCCTCGGATAAAACGGCCTTCGATGCCTCGCTTGCTTCAAACGTGGGCTCTGTCATCGGCCAGGGCTATGCTTTCCTGCAGCCGCCTACCTCGGCTCTGCCTGGATTCGTGGGTGTTGCAGTCAAGCTAAACGGCAAGGACTCTGCTGGCGCAAATATCGTGCAGATCAAATCAGTGGCCGTCGAATAG